DNA sequence from the Gordonia polyisoprenivorans genome:
TCGTCGAGGTGTTGCTGGCCCTCGGCCTGACGATCTGGGCCGTGGGTGGCGCCCACCTCGGCGTTGCGGCGCTGGCGATCGCCGCGGTGGTGGCGCTTCTGATGATCCCGTGGCGCGAGCACACCTCACCCCTTCAGCGCATCGGTCGCCGATGCGCGTTCGGGTGGGCGCGTGTCCGTCGGCGCACCGACGAGGTCACGCCCGCGCCGTTCGACATCCCGACCCGCGCGGTCGTGAGATCCCGTGGCGCCGATGTCGGGGAGCCGCCGATCGGCGCCCGATGGGCCGGCGACACCCTGATCACCGCCCTCCGGGTCCGCCCCGGCACACCTGTGCTGACCCGGCTCGGCGTACCGGGAAGCGACCGCTCGGATGCCGCCGACGCGCATGTCCCCCTTGATGTTCTCGTCGAGTGCATCGACCCGTTCGACATCCCACTCGCCTCGATCGACGTGGTGAGCCAGGGAACGCGCATCCGCGGTCGTGGCACCGCGGCGTCGACCTATCTGCGGACCCTGGGACGTTTGACCGCCACCGCACACCGCAACGTGTTCGTGATCCTGCGTCTCGATCCCCGCGACTGCCCCGACGCCGTCGCCCGGCGCGGCGGGGGCGCCGAAGGTGCACTCCGGGCCGCGACGATCACCACCAAACGGGTCGCGCGCCGGCTGACCGAGCGGGGGCTGACCGTCGCCGCACTCTCGGCGGCCGAGATGACCGCGGTCACCGACCATCTCGCCGCCGGACACGAACTCGACGAGCTGACCGAGGAGTGGGACGGGTTGCGCAGCTCTCGACTGAGCACGCGGTCGCTCGCCGTCGATCCCGACGAACTTCCGCGGGTGGCTGCCGACATCTGGGCACAGCCGAGCGCGGCGACGACGCTGACCGTGCGTCTCGGACGCGGCACCGATGGTCGTCTGCGGGTCGCCGCGCTGGTCCGTCTCGACGGTGGTCCCGCCGATGGTGGGCCGAACGGCAGTAGTCCGAACAGCGGTGACCCGACCGGTACCGTGCCGCTGCGCGGCCGCCAGTTCGACGCGTTCACTACGTCACTCCCGGTGGCATCCCCGCCGCGACTGGCCCGGGCGCTACCCGCAGCCGAAGGTGCGCGGGCCACACGGCTCGTCGAGCACCTCGCGCTGCCCGCCGGCGGCTGCGGACAACTCCTCGGCGCCGATCCGAGCGGTCACGCGGTCGCGTTGCCCCTCGTCGGTCCGGGCATCGAGATGGTCGTTCTCTCGGGCACGTACGCGATGATCGCCCAAACCGTCTTGCGGACGGTCGCGATCGGGGCTCCGGTGGTGCTGCACACATCCGCCCCGCAACGCTGGCACCACCTCGTCGCGGCGGTCGCCGATCCCCCCATGGTGCACATCGCACTGTCCGACAACGCGCCCCGCGGAATGCGGGTGGATCTCTACGACGGGGTCGACCCACCGGCCGGTCCCCCGCCGCCGGGCACCACCCG
Encoded proteins:
- the eccE gene encoding type VII secretion protein EccE; the encoded protein is MASNRPERHGSGQSATGARPRAHRLAAGAPLVRGVVLVEVLLALGLTIWAVGGAHLGVAALAIAAVVALLMIPWREHTSPLQRIGRRCAFGWARVRRRTDEVTPAPFDIPTRAVVRSRGADVGEPPIGARWAGDTLITALRVRPGTPVLTRLGVPGSDRSDAADAHVPLDVLVECIDPFDIPLASIDVVSQGTRIRGRGTAASTYLRTLGRLTATAHRNVFVILRLDPRDCPDAVARRGGGAEGALRAATITTKRVARRLTERGLTVAALSAAEMTAVTDHLAAGHELDELTEEWDGLRSSRLSTRSLAVDPDELPRVAADIWAQPSAATTLTVRLGRGTDGRLRVAALVRLDGGPADGGPNGSSPNSGDPTGTVPLRGRQFDAFTTSLPVASPPRLARALPAAEGARATRLVEHLALPAGGCGQLLGADPSGHAVALPLVGPGIEMVVLSGTYAMIAQTVLRTVAIGAPVVLHTSAPQRWHHLVAAVADPPMVHIALSDNAPRGMRVDLYDGVDPPAGPPPPGTTRFVVDDGTRRLGSVATISLIQNPHVPQQISVLTPNSRTTVTMVALPEEWAMIGEAAARNGAAARSEPAPVERV